The Streptomyces kanamyceticus genome window below encodes:
- a CDS encoding class I SAM-dependent methyltransferase, whose product MLTVDFTRFPLAAGDRVLDLGCGAGRHAFECYRRGAQVVALDQNAEEIREVAKWFAAMKEAGEAPAGATATAMEGDALNLPFPDASFDVVIISEVMEHIPDDKGVLAEMVRVLKPGGRIAVTVPRYGPEKVCWTLSDAYHEVEGGHIRIYKADELLGKMRESGLKPYGTHHAHALHSPYWWLKCAFGVDNDKALPVRAYHKLLVWDIMKKPLATRVAEQLLNPVVGKSFVAYATKPHLPVAAAESVADAK is encoded by the coding sequence ATGCTGACCGTCGACTTCACCCGCTTCCCGCTCGCCGCCGGCGACCGCGTGCTCGACCTGGGCTGCGGCGCGGGCCGGCACGCCTTCGAGTGTTACCGGCGGGGCGCCCAGGTGGTGGCCCTCGACCAGAACGCCGAGGAGATCCGCGAGGTCGCCAAGTGGTTCGCCGCGATGAAGGAGGCGGGCGAGGCCCCCGCGGGCGCGACGGCCACCGCGATGGAGGGTGACGCGCTCAACCTGCCCTTCCCCGACGCCTCCTTCGACGTCGTGATCATCTCCGAGGTCATGGAGCACATCCCGGACGACAAGGGCGTCCTCGCGGAGATGGTCCGGGTCCTCAAGCCCGGCGGCCGCATCGCCGTCACCGTCCCGCGCTACGGCCCCGAGAAGGTCTGCTGGACGCTCTCCGACGCCTACCACGAGGTCGAGGGCGGCCACATCCGCATCTACAAGGCCGACGAACTCCTCGGCAAGATGCGGGAGTCGGGCCTCAAGCCGTACGGCACGCACCACGCGCACGCCCTGCACTCGCCCTACTGGTGGCTCAAGTGCGCCTTCGGCGTCGACAACGACAAGGCGCTGCCGGTGCGCGCGTACCACAAGCTCCTGGTCTGGGACATCATGAAGAAGCCGCTGGCCACCCGGGTCGCCGAGCAGCTCCTCAACCCCGTCGTCGGCAAGAGCTTCGTGGCGTACGCGACCAAGCCGCACCTGCCCGTCGCCGCCGCGGAGTCCGTGGCGGACGCCAAGTGA
- a CDS encoding prenyltransferase/squalene oxidase repeat-containing protein, whose protein sequence is MTSPERTEHLVLPGVLTADQATATVRGILAVQRPDGAIPWFRGHHLDPWDHTEAAMALDAAGEHAAAERAYDWLARHQNPDGSWYAAYRDGDPHDVTDRGRETNFCAYLAVGVWHHYLATGDEAFLDRMWPAVVGAVEFVLALQQPGGQIGWKREPDGTPVTDALLTGSSSIHQALRCALAVAEQRDEPQPDWELATGALAHAIRHHPERFLDKDRYSMDWYYPVLGGALTGAAAKSRIEEGWDRFVVPDLGVRCVVPNPWVTGGESAELALALWALGESDRALEVLQSIQHLRDPATGLYWTGYVFDDKAVWPEELTTWTAGSLLLAVAALGGDEATCAVFSGERLPGGLDPDCC, encoded by the coding sequence GTGACGAGCCCGGAGCGGACCGAACACCTCGTCCTGCCCGGCGTCCTGACGGCCGATCAGGCCACGGCGACGGTGCGCGGCATCCTCGCCGTGCAGCGCCCGGACGGCGCCATCCCGTGGTTCCGCGGCCACCACCTCGACCCGTGGGACCACACCGAGGCCGCCATGGCCCTGGACGCCGCCGGTGAGCACGCGGCCGCCGAGCGCGCCTACGACTGGCTCGCACGCCACCAGAACCCGGACGGCTCCTGGTACGCGGCCTACCGCGACGGCGATCCGCACGACGTCACCGACCGGGGCCGCGAGACCAACTTCTGCGCGTACCTCGCCGTCGGCGTCTGGCACCACTACCTCGCCACCGGCGACGAGGCGTTCCTCGACCGCATGTGGCCCGCCGTGGTCGGAGCCGTCGAGTTCGTCCTCGCCCTGCAGCAGCCCGGCGGCCAGATCGGCTGGAAGCGCGAGCCCGACGGCACGCCGGTGACCGACGCGCTGCTCACCGGTTCCTCGTCGATCCACCAGGCGCTGCGCTGCGCGCTCGCCGTCGCCGAGCAGCGCGACGAGCCGCAGCCCGACTGGGAGCTGGCGACCGGGGCCCTCGCGCACGCCATCCGCCACCACCCCGAGCGCTTCCTCGACAAGGACCGCTACTCGATGGACTGGTACTACCCGGTCCTCGGCGGCGCGCTGACCGGCGCGGCGGCCAAGTCCCGCATAGAGGAGGGCTGGGACCGCTTCGTGGTGCCGGACCTCGGGGTGCGCTGCGTCGTTCCCAACCCCTGGGTCACGGGTGGCGAGAGCGCCGAACTCGCCCTGGCGCTCTGGGCGTTGGGCGAATCCGACCGGGCCCTGGAGGTCCTCCAGTCCATCCAGCACCTGCGCGATCCCGCGACGGGTCTGTACTGGACGGGCTACGTCTTCGACGACAAGGCGGTCTGGCCCGAGGAGCTGACCACGTGGACGGCGGGGTCGTTGCTGCTTGCCGTGGCGGCGCTGGGCGGGGACGAGGCGACTTGTGCGGTGTTTTCCGGGGAGCGGTTGCCCGGTGGGCTGGATCCGGACTGTTGCTGA